In Limosilactobacillus sp. WILCCON 0051, a single window of DNA contains:
- a CDS encoding putative mucin/carbohydrate-binding domain-containing protein, whose translation MQTPRLPKYIMLSSFALLTATTSLIFNDHEIKADTAENTAAAAVSTTVSNTVVLNSTAQTNAASSAVADDAASLSDSTSSAASEQSTSSSADVLTEVTTPDTGNVTQSDASWTLKGLGNYTFAQVDYYNADQTAQPAGELSINASGQPHSYFPNAQYARITVSRGSETLFDQTFIGDQSYRFKQTLQLQAGDILSIEHAEAKTRYTTNDDATMKTSALGDLSRFVFVVANNLSLKNISDYAYLDAKTKQLIDNGALAFGASASDVATLQNQLDNQQADLTTEQRALLQARLDQAKALLANTTNSINVGQTMTYQGFVLSPDASITQTNKEGRYMGTYHDRQSLGMVLSDGATIKIRRIDNGYSGSVSIQLIGNSSKKIVTQSVGTDWVEITANGDAAVFLRTPENAQTTGPLLEYELVSGTAKELPVFTADSDQAAVLKQWDQSKAAFALMDANNIEILIPYQDIKTVKNTDMNSLIDQYDNQVFKLYDELTGIPTNTVRDQPVKGRYFAFADQDGIGAAYWSVNYTAANSSSIASYLTINWLPLHEIGHGYEVPASDMYIIDSFNNIYGTLYQSQFNSNFTTGSWIFGTSKDSIVQSVVDSVLTKKQSWADLGYRERLVLWMNLAYNLKGTDAFEYFNIDHRTNAVAGKTVNQIGKDWISVYAQHYQLNVTPFFETMGVSVDDVTALNSLNYPAVAMLTQVVPDDQLTAVMQKLGWDQDFLKSKVALITNEQLAQTGLTSHIVLNLTNADKLIGSSIKLMNGTQTIATIPVTSSTVDLGTLANGIYTLTTDNPNVKLTDQYLYVKEDATVNEAVASSSQILPSIASLFTDDTYQKLADTATVELINNARSMLDDLQNETIKNANEQLLERAASQIDQWEFNGYGGSFASYRYLNNDGTLLATFTNRQPNTNYGANTYVTVTVTDANGNQTYQKIFYGNVAETAGTTEIKLNAGDILTFDTHDGMQLVAPESLKGSNSRKFVYEVTKNLHLRLAGTNSQPIITAPAKVTIKQGSTFDPLADVTATDADDGTITLTAANVAGTVDVNTPGTYSITYTVTDSDGALSEPVTTIVTVEAVKTQITINYVADDQNETLVASQTLTGDIGTTQSYTISIPENYELVGSNLPADGLLIFNKLPITYTIHLKTAVKASDTPADPGSNTPSDSGSQSAALPGDTPADSNNSTADTPSVPDSSSSADTPADPGSNTPSDSGSQSAALPGDTPADSNGSTADKPSVPDSSSSAADTPADPGSNTPSDSGSQSAALPGDTPADSNGSTADKPSVPDSNSSANTPADPGSNTSSDSGSQSAALPGDTPADSNGSTADKPSVPNSSSSAADTPSPLVITDNSTNPIVAIDQISAASTSNQPANQATANQQLPQTGNKNSALLGLGLSALAAMLGIGGKRLKRD comes from the coding sequence ACGGCAACCACCAGCCTGATTTTCAACGATCATGAAATCAAGGCTGACACTGCTGAAAATACGGCAGCTGCCGCCGTGAGCACAACCGTCAGCAATACCGTTGTCTTAAACAGCACCGCACAAACGAACGCCGCAAGCAGCGCGGTCGCCGATGATGCCGCTAGCCTCAGCGACTCTACCTCGTCAGCCGCCAGCGAGCAGAGCACCAGTTCCTCAGCCGACGTCTTGACTGAGGTCACGACACCGGATACCGGCAACGTAACCCAGTCCGATGCCAGCTGGACGTTAAAGGGACTTGGAAACTACACTTTTGCTCAAGTCGATTACTACAATGCTGATCAGACTGCCCAGCCAGCCGGTGAATTATCGATCAATGCCAGCGGTCAGCCGCACAGCTACTTTCCAAATGCTCAATATGCTCGCATTACGGTCAGCCGCGGCTCAGAAACGCTTTTTGATCAAACCTTTATCGGCGATCAGAGCTATCGATTCAAGCAAACGCTGCAGCTTCAGGCCGGCGATATCTTAAGCATTGAGCATGCAGAAGCCAAGACGCGCTACACCACCAATGACGACGCCACGATGAAGACCTCGGCTTTGGGTGATTTGAGCCGCTTCGTTTTTGTCGTGGCCAATAATCTTTCGTTAAAAAACATCAGCGACTATGCCTATCTGGATGCCAAGACCAAACAGCTGATTGATAATGGCGCGCTGGCTTTTGGCGCATCAGCCAGCGACGTTGCGACCCTGCAGAATCAGCTTGATAACCAGCAGGCTGATTTAACGACCGAACAAAGGGCACTGCTGCAGGCACGCCTGGATCAAGCTAAAGCACTGCTTGCCAATACCACCAACAGCATTAACGTTGGCCAGACCATGACCTACCAAGGCTTCGTACTGTCGCCTGATGCCAGCATTACGCAGACCAACAAGGAAGGCCGCTATATGGGAACCTACCATGATCGGCAGTCACTAGGCATGGTACTGTCGGATGGCGCTACGATCAAGATTCGGCGCATTGACAACGGCTACTCAGGCAGCGTTTCAATTCAGCTGATTGGCAATTCTTCTAAAAAGATCGTGACTCAATCAGTAGGTACCGACTGGGTCGAGATTACGGCCAATGGCGATGCCGCAGTTTTCCTGCGTACGCCTGAAAATGCGCAGACGACCGGACCGCTGCTGGAATACGAGCTAGTTTCCGGAACAGCCAAGGAACTGCCCGTCTTTACCGCTGACAGTGACCAGGCTGCCGTCTTAAAGCAATGGGACCAGAGCAAAGCCGCTTTTGCCTTGATGGATGCCAACAACATTGAGATTCTGATTCCTTATCAAGATATCAAAACGGTTAAAAATACCGATATGAACAGTCTGATTGATCAGTACGACAATCAGGTCTTCAAGCTTTATGATGAACTGACCGGCATCCCAACCAATACCGTTCGTGATCAGCCGGTCAAGGGACGCTATTTTGCCTTTGCCGATCAAGATGGAATCGGTGCTGCCTACTGGTCGGTCAACTACACGGCCGCCAACAGCAGCTCGATTGCTTCTTATCTGACGATCAACTGGCTGCCGCTGCATGAAATCGGTCACGGCTATGAAGTCCCAGCCAGTGATATGTACATCATCGACTCATTCAACAATATTTACGGTACGCTTTATCAAAGTCAATTCAACAGCAACTTCACTACTGGCAGCTGGATCTTCGGGACTTCCAAAGACAGCATCGTGCAAAGCGTGGTGGATTCAGTCCTGACCAAAAAACAGAGCTGGGCGGATCTTGGCTATCGAGAACGTCTCGTACTGTGGATGAATCTAGCCTACAACCTAAAAGGCACGGACGCGTTCGAGTACTTTAACATTGACCATCGCACCAATGCCGTTGCCGGAAAGACGGTCAACCAGATTGGCAAGGACTGGATCAGCGTCTATGCTCAGCACTATCAGCTTAACGTGACGCCTTTCTTTGAGACGATGGGCGTAAGCGTTGATGACGTAACGGCGCTCAATTCATTGAACTACCCCGCCGTAGCCATGCTTACTCAAGTCGTGCCGGACGATCAATTGACGGCGGTCATGCAAAAGCTGGGCTGGGATCAGGATTTTCTAAAGTCTAAAGTCGCGCTGATTACCAATGAGCAGCTCGCACAAACCGGCCTGACCAGCCACATTGTCTTAAATCTGACCAATGCCGACAAGCTGATTGGCTCTTCCATCAAGCTGATGAACGGTACGCAGACGATCGCGACGATTCCAGTCACCTCAAGTACGGTTGATCTGGGAACGCTGGCCAATGGAATCTATACACTGACTACTGACAATCCAAACGTCAAGCTGACTGATCAGTACCTCTACGTTAAAGAAGATGCGACGGTCAATGAAGCCGTTGCATCATCCAGCCAGATTCTGCCAAGCATTGCCAGTCTGTTTACCGATGATACCTATCAAAAGCTGGCCGATACTGCCACGGTTGAGCTGATCAACAATGCACGCAGCATGCTTGACGACCTGCAAAACGAGACGATCAAAAACGCCAACGAGCAGCTTTTGGAGCGCGCGGCCAGCCAGATCGATCAATGGGAGTTTAATGGCTACGGCGGCTCATTTGCCTCCTACCGCTATTTGAATAACGACGGCACGCTTTTGGCAACCTTTACCAATCGCCAGCCGAATACCAACTATGGCGCCAATACCTACGTTACGGTGACGGTGACTGACGCCAATGGCAATCAAACCTACCAAAAGATCTTCTATGGCAACGTTGCTGAAACTGCCGGTACGACCGAAATCAAGCTTAATGCTGGCGATATCTTGACGTTTGACACTCATGACGGCATGCAGCTGGTCGCGCCGGAAAGTCTTAAGGGCAGCAATTCGCGCAAGTTCGTCTATGAGGTTACCAAGAATCTGCATCTGCGGCTGGCTGGCACCAATTCCCAACCAATCATCACCGCTCCAGCTAAGGTCACGATCAAGCAGGGGAGCACGTTTGACCCGTTGGCAGACGTTACGGCAACCGATGCTGATGATGGTACGATTACGCTGACTGCTGCCAACGTAGCCGGCACGGTGGACGTCAATACGCCTGGTACCTACTCCATTACCTATACCGTTACCGACAGCGATGGTGCACTCAGTGAACCGGTCACGACAATCGTCACGGTTGAAGCAGTTAAGACTCAAATTACAATCAATTATGTTGCTGACGATCAAAACGAGACTCTAGTTGCCAGCCAAACCTTAACTGGTGATATCGGTACTACGCAGTCCTACACGATCAGCATTCCAGAAAACTATGAACTGGTCGGAAGCAATCTGCCGGCGGACGGCTTACTGATCTTTAATAAGCTGCCGATTACCTACACTATACATTTAAAGACCGCGGTGAAGGCATCTGATACGCCTGCTGATCCTGGGTCCAATACACCGAGCGATTCCGGTTCGCAAAGTGCTGCTCTCCCTGGCGATACCCCGGCTGATTCAAACAATTCGACCGCTGATACGCCAAGTGTGCCTGATTCCAGCAGTTCAGCCGATACGCCTGCTGATCCTGGGTCCAATACACCGAGCGATTCTGGTTCGCAAAGTGCCGCTCTCCCTGGCGATACCCCGGCTGATTCAAACGGTTCGACCGCTGACAAGCCAAGCGTGCCTGATTCCAGCAGTTCAGCCGCTGATACGCCTGCTGATCCTGGGTCTAATACACCGAGCGATTCCGGTTCGCAAAGTGCCGCTCTCCCTGGCGATACCCCGGCTGATTCAAACGGTTCGACCGCTGATAAGCCAAGCGTGCCTGATTCCAACAGTTCAGCCAATACACCTGCTGATCCTGGGTCCAATACATCGAGCGATTCCGGTTCGCAAAGTGCTGCTCTCCCTGGCGATACCCCGGCTGATTCAAACGGTTCGACCGCTGACAAGCCAAGTGTGCCTAATTCCAGCAGTTCAGCCGCTGATACGCCATCCCCATTGGTCATTACCGACAATTCAACTAACCCGATCGTTGCTATTGATCAAATATCTGCCGCCAGCACCTCAAACCAGCCAGCTAACCAAGCCACCGCTAATCAGCAGCTGCCACAAACTGGCAATAAAAATTCGGCTTTGCTTGGTTTAGGGCTTTCTGCTTTAGCCGCCATGCTGGGAATTGGTGGCAAACGATTGAAACGGGATTAA